GACACCCGATCAGTCATGCTCGAGGATATCCAGGACCCCAAACTCCTGCGCCACGTTGAGCATGCACGGCTCGGCCCGTTCGCTCGCGCGGAAGATGTCACCCTCCTCGAGCACGTGGAGCGTCTCAGACGCGGGCGCGTCGGACTCGTAGGACTGCCATAGGAGCGTCAGCAGGGCGCCAGGCGGCGCTCCGTTTTCTACGTCCCGCGCGATGGCGGCGTTCAAGAAACAGACATACAACCGCGTGACCGCTTGGGTCGCGGTGGCCTGCGCGTCGGACTCGCCAAGGCCACGGGCTTCCAGTCCCATCCGCAGCCGCGCGATTTCATCCCCGGTCACCTCTGTGGCCAGCGCCGACGCAAGCTCGCCGACCGTGCGCGTCGTCGGCTCCTCCGCCGCGAGAGATGCCGGCGCGTGGAGCACACCGAGGCCGAGGATCACTGCGATCGCCAAGGTCTTGATCATGATGTCACCCTTAGTGCCAGGGGCATGTCTCATCCCGCTCCTTAGCTCGAGATGTGCCCAAGTAAGATCCCGCTGCCCTGCGCCTGTGTCATTCCAGGTTCCCGTGGGGGGGGCTAGGCCGATACTCACTTGCAGCCCTACTGAGTCTATCTGGGGTCGTACCGAGTGATTCACAATAGCGACCTACACGCTACAGAAGGCCGTGACCAGACCGACGCGCCGGCGTGATCGAATCGCCCCACCATGCGAGCACGCTGGGACGCTTAGCGTTCTCTCAGGTCGCGCAGTCGCGCGCTGCACCAAACGCCGTCCTTCACCACGTTCAACGAGTCGCCTCTACCGATCCACCCGATCTCGGCACTGCGATCCCCGTCCGGCAACCTCAGGACGCCCTTGCGGGCCCGTGGGGCCGCGCCGGTAGCGAGCGTGAGGGAGTAGATCGTGTTCGGCGGGTCGTCGTACTGGCCATTGAACATGGCCCAGTCGTTCAGCACGGCCAGTTCCGAGCAACCGCTGAGCCCCGTCTGCCAGTACTGCAGCGTGTGGTCCGAGGCGGCGTGGCAGAGGGAGAAGTCGCTGTAGAAATAGAAGTACGCTGAATCTCCAAACACGTTCATCGCGTAGCAGTCGTCGATAACCTCGGGTTCGCTGGCGAACGGGAATTCCCACAGCCTGCTCCCGTCCGGCGCGAAACACACCAGACCGCTCGCACCAACGGGGTCCGGTCCTGGACCTCCCCATCCGAAGTTGCCGCAGATCCCCTCATCGAAGTAGCCCACCCAGATCCGTCCGAGGCGGTCGACGGCGAGATGCTGGATACCGTCGCCGAGCAGGATGCGCCGGACGAGCTCGCCGGAAGGGCTCACGATGGCACCGTTCAGATCGACGTCGTCCGGAGCACGCCAACTGCTTCGTGCCCCTGCGAGAATGATGTGACCGTCCGGAAACACATCGACCATCGGGAACGTGATGTCGAGTGCCGGGAGGTCTGTGCAGGTGCAGGATTCGGCGTCGATGCGGTAGAGCTTATAGGCGTGGGCCTCTTGCGTGCGGGTCTGCGGGAATATCCCGATGCTCGAAGCGACCGTCTCGGTCACCGCCTCGACGCCCGGATCACGGACGAACAGCGCTAGCAGCACGCCGTCGTACCGTATCTGGATGGAGACCAGGCTGAAGCCTTCGGGCGATGGGAGGCGAGCGATCTCCTCGAGGTCGATGACAAACTCGGTCGTCACGTGCTTACGTCATCGCTAGGGAGGTACATGGTCACCGACTGGCTGCCCACTACTGGGCACAGCCGGCTTCGGAGGCGTTTGACCGGGGGCGCCCATGCATTGCTTCGAGCCGGGACGCCAAGGTGCCCACGTGCACCTCGAGCTTGTGGCCGTCCGGGTCGAGGAAATACACGGAGCGTCCTTCGCTGCGGTTCTCTTTCCAAAGCCGTACCCGGCAAGCCAGGAGCTTTGCTTCGAAGGCCGAGAAGTCGTCTTCACTGACGTCGAAGGCGATGTGCGAGTAGTCCGAGCGCTGCTGGGCAGATGCGGCGGCATCCAACGACAGGCACAACCATGTGTCGCCGGCTTCGAAGTAGGCGCCGCCGGGGTGGCGGGAGGCCAAGCGGAAGCCTAGGACTTCTTCGTAGAAGTGAACGGAGGACTCTAGGTCAGATACCGCCAGGGTGATGTGGTTGATGCCTTTGATCATCGCCTTGCCTGTTGTGGGGGCGGGTGTCGTGGTCCTCTCCGGAGCCCCTGCTCCGGATCAGCGGTCCAATCCACTAAGCATCGCGACCGAAGATGGGACGGAGGAACTGGCGTTCGTAGCGAAGGATACACCGCGTCTCCTCGGCGTACCTAAAGGCAGCCTGGCAGTCAGCATCGGATTCGGATT
This portion of the Pseudomonadota bacterium genome encodes:
- a CDS encoding VOC family protein codes for the protein MIKGINHITLAVSDLESSVHFYEEVLGFRLASRHPGGAYFEAGDTWLCLSLDAAASAQQRSDYSHIAFDVSEDDFSAFEAKLLACRVRLWKENRSEGRSVYFLDPDGHKLEVHVGTLASRLEAMHGRPRSNASEAGCAQ